One Coccinella septempunctata chromosome X, icCocSept1.1, whole genome shotgun sequence genomic window carries:
- the LOC123321888 gene encoding uncharacterized protein LOC123321888 — MGKHNIELFFQAFEILLTNLLEIKQQNKKILNLLDQKESLAKSVIPDDLPVTFPLKNLDDLVSFEGYLTSKSEGAHAIVKHWSGFGGKDVSSKTSRILKEVLSDGLAKDYNFYGRHTKKAFSELKLNSEIIRAVKLTCNGCSTREIEDVIKTWLKHAPERLKKKKQNNNND; from the exons atGGGCAagcataatattgaattattttttcaagcaTTTGAAATCCTTTTGACgaacctgttggaaataaagcaacaaaacaagaaaattttaaatttattggATCAAAAAGAGAGCTTAGCAAAATCAGTAATACCGGATGATCTTCCAGTTACATTTCCTCTAAAGAATTTGGATGATCTTGTTTCTTTTGAAGGTTACCTAACATCAAAATCTGAAGGTGCACATGCCATT gtAAAACATTGGTCTGGTTTTGGTGGTAAGGATGTATCCTCCAAAACAAGTAGAATTTTAAAAGAAGTACTAAGTGACGGATTAGCCAAGGATTATAATTTTTATGGTCGTCATACAAAGAAGGCATTTTCAGAATTAAAACTTAATTCGGAAATTATAC GAGCTGTTAAATTAACCTGTAATGGGTGTTCTACGAGAGAGATAGAAGACGTCATTAAGACATGGTTAAAGCATGCCCCTGAACGACTAAAGAAAAAGAAGCAAAACAATAATAATGATTAA